One window of the Candidatus Cloacimonadota bacterium genome contains the following:
- a CDS encoding AAA family ATPase, translated as MSLVTPEQVGQAYERLRELIADPAELKSKLVLLRQLLEGLYKKLSADSQMSFSGLFARIQYVHERLEAPPELSAQINQLRIACNKAAHEEDYRVSQSTWQSALLAIRDLLLWLAPDQRNEGTDSWLEQHHAEPFRLGDHAPKRSFQCVARRWELIRKGDRVSGIKIIATDDDGMDCTIFLNDMGGDGRQWSVLNKALWRFCTLNCLNLSQIHGRPGWYQSNPSTIIVVEPDFLIDASSVAECFTQKGSRPEFSILNRMVKEAASAKMVLGIMVNSILDDLVFEPNADYQNLFRLAMARQPISLVSLGIDEAQDIYKNIRDNHFPVISKFTGSLQKESVQLEPSYVCPTYGLQGRLDILHERDGKRHIVELKSGSPPRNNVWQQQLMQVVAYNLIIRDCGGPIPQGYSSILFSAARENPLRHVGSSVQFEQDLIMCRNRMVGIMHNLALDPNFFFKWLRKNHFTAEPAFLQEKIGNIVKMLNSLQEYEYQWFLEHLRLLMREIWYEKTGGLGPNSIYGYNALWQESREVKQERYRVLCNLKIEELSVNLLRFKLSGDGAITDFRAGDIIVLYRQDLAVNRQEILRGKIVRISGDCLEVSIRGGLRQIDARYADHLWSFEHDILESSLYSPLSSIVTFLSAGPEKRSLFLGLSQPRYDDIPELADEPLDQVVQRMFAARDYHIVQGPPGTGKTSGLLTRYIRKIYTETDKTLLILSFTNRAVDEICQNLRKHGIRFIRTGQSEEVEAELLDNLIEGRKFHEIAEVLKSCRVWVATVQSCNAWLSDLLKVVKIDELVIDEASQIMENTILGIIARIGKTILIGDQNQLPPITRQSDEGFSFKHEKLAGLCYDSYGQSLMERLDRVCKEKGWLGSTTMLHQHYRMHDEIADLIQPYYDGRLVSALARQKEPLPATGNPLLDSRLVWINFPPSRFAWYDPLQVDCVLKLTRLLAENGLAQDPTSDLGIVAPFRAMIHALRKELPDSLASLTIDTVERFQGSERKNIIITLPLHGVEVLHNVEALSADGRVDRKMNVAVSRAQERLFVLGCPEICARSPHYKFLMDRIRASGRVFHYTEI; from the coding sequence ATGAGCCTTGTGACCCCGGAGCAGGTTGGCCAGGCTTATGAACGCCTGCGTGAACTGATCGCGGACCCGGCGGAGTTGAAAAGCAAGCTGGTGCTGCTGCGCCAGCTTCTGGAAGGGCTCTATAAAAAGCTGAGCGCAGACAGCCAGATGAGCTTTAGCGGTCTGTTCGCCAGGATACAGTATGTGCATGAACGGCTGGAAGCTCCCCCTGAACTTTCCGCCCAGATAAACCAGCTTCGCATCGCCTGCAACAAAGCAGCCCACGAAGAGGATTACCGCGTGAGCCAGAGCACCTGGCAAAGCGCTTTGCTCGCCATCCGCGACCTCTTGCTCTGGCTTGCCCCGGACCAGCGGAATGAAGGGACGGATTCCTGGCTGGAGCAGCACCATGCCGAACCCTTCCGCCTGGGGGACCATGCGCCCAAACGCAGCTTCCAGTGCGTGGCGCGGAGATGGGAGCTGATCCGCAAAGGGGACCGGGTGAGCGGGATCAAGATAATCGCCACCGACGATGACGGCATGGACTGCACCATCTTTCTGAATGACATGGGTGGCGATGGCCGGCAGTGGAGCGTGCTGAACAAGGCGCTCTGGCGCTTTTGCACCCTCAACTGCCTTAACCTTTCCCAAATCCACGGCCGCCCGGGCTGGTATCAGAGCAATCCCTCAACCATAATCGTGGTGGAGCCGGATTTCCTGATCGACGCCTCCTCTGTGGCGGAATGCTTCACCCAAAAAGGCTCACGCCCGGAATTCAGCATCCTGAACCGCATGGTCAAGGAAGCGGCCTCGGCCAAAATGGTGCTGGGGATAATGGTGAACAGCATTTTGGACGACCTCGTCTTCGAACCGAATGCGGATTATCAGAACCTCTTCCGCCTTGCCATGGCCCGCCAGCCAATCAGCCTGGTCTCCCTGGGCATTGACGAAGCGCAAGACATCTATAAGAACATCCGCGACAACCACTTTCCAGTGATTTCCAAATTCACCGGTTCGCTGCAAAAGGAATCCGTTCAGTTGGAACCCAGCTACGTCTGTCCAACCTACGGACTGCAAGGCAGGCTGGACATCCTGCACGAACGCGACGGGAAACGCCATATCGTGGAGTTGAAGAGCGGTTCGCCCCCGCGCAACAACGTCTGGCAGCAGCAGTTGATGCAGGTGGTGGCTTACAATCTGATCATCCGCGATTGCGGCGGTCCAATCCCCCAAGGCTACAGCAGCATCCTTTTTTCGGCAGCCAGGGAAAACCCCCTGCGTCATGTGGGAAGCTCTGTGCAGTTTGAGCAGGACCTCATCATGTGCCGCAACCGCATGGTGGGCATAATGCACAACCTTGCCCTTGACCCCAATTTCTTTTTCAAGTGGCTGCGCAAAAACCATTTCACGGCGGAGCCTGCCTTCCTTCAGGAGAAGATCGGCAACATCGTGAAGATGCTCAATTCCCTGCAGGAATACGAATACCAGTGGTTTCTGGAGCACCTGCGCCTGCTGATGCGCGAAATCTGGTATGAAAAAACCGGCGGGCTCGGCCCCAACAGCATCTATGGCTACAACGCGCTCTGGCAGGAAAGCCGAGAGGTGAAGCAGGAACGTTACCGGGTGCTGTGCAACCTCAAAATCGAGGAACTCAGCGTCAACCTCTTGCGCTTCAAGCTCTCCGGCGACGGCGCCATAACGGATTTCCGTGCCGGCGACATCATCGTGCTTTACAGGCAGGATTTGGCTGTGAACCGCCAGGAAATACTCCGCGGCAAGATCGTCAGAATCAGTGGGGACTGTCTGGAAGTATCCATCCGGGGCGGTTTGAGGCAGATCGATGCCCGCTATGCCGACCATCTCTGGTCCTTTGAACACGACATCCTGGAATCCTCGCTTTACAGCCCCCTCAGCTCGATCGTCACCTTCCTTTCGGCCGGCCCGGAAAAGCGTTCCCTCTTTCTGGGTCTCTCCCAGCCGCGGTATGACGACATTCCGGAGCTCGCTGACGAACCCCTGGATCAGGTGGTCCAGAGAATGTTCGCCGCCCGCGATTACCACATCGTGCAAGGCCCTCCAGGCACAGGCAAAACCTCCGGCCTTCTCACCCGCTACATCCGCAAGATCTACACCGAAACGGATAAAACCCTGCTTATCCTCAGCTTCACTAACCGGGCGGTGGATGAGATTTGCCAGAATCTCCGCAAACACGGTATCAGATTCATCCGCACCGGCCAGTCGGAAGAGGTGGAGGCAGAGCTGCTGGACAACCTCATCGAGGGCAGGAAATTCCATGAAATTGCCGAAGTGCTGAAATCCTGCCGCGTCTGGGTGGCCACCGTGCAAAGCTGCAACGCCTGGCTCAGCGACCTGCTGAAAGTGGTGAAGATCGACGAACTGGTGATCGACGAAGCCTCACAGATTATGGAAAACACCATCCTGGGCATCATCGCTAGGATCGGTAAAACCATCCTCATCGGCGACCAGAACCAGCTTCCTCCCATCACCCGGCAGTCCGATGAAGGCTTTTCCTTCAAGCACGAAAAGCTGGCCGGGCTATGTTACGATTCCTACGGCCAGTCGCTGATGGAGCGGCTGGATCGCGTTTGCAAGGAAAAAGGCTGGCTCGGGTCCACCACCATGCTGCATCAGCATTACCGCATGCACGACGAAATCGCGGACCTCATCCAGCCCTATTATGACGGCCGCCTGGTTTCCGCGCTGGCCAGGCAGAAAGAGCCTTTGCCGGCCACGGGCAACCCTTTGCTGGATTCCCGGCTGGTCTGGATTAACTTTCCCCCTTCCCGCTTTGCCTGGTATGATCCCCTGCAGGTGGATTGCGTTCTGAAGCTCACCCGGCTGCTTGCGGAAAACGGCCTGGCGCAGGACCCCACCTCGGATTTGGGCATCGTGGCGCCTTTTCGGGCCATGATCCACGCCCTGCGCAAGGAACTGCCGGATTCCCTGGCCAGCCTCACCATCGACACCGTGGAGCGCTTCCAGGGTTCCGAGCGCAAAAACATCATCATCACCCTGCCCCTGCACGGCGTCGAGGTGCTGCACAACGTTGAAGCCCTGTCCGCGGACGGCAGGGTGGACCGCAAAATGAACGTGGCGGTGAGCCGCGCCCAGGAACGCCTCTTTGTGCTGGGCTGTCCCGAAATCTGCGCCAGATCGCCCCACTACAAATTTTTGATGGACAGGATACGCGCTTCCGGCAGGGTGTTCCATTATACCGAAATTTAG
- a CDS encoding DUF3467 domain-containing protein: MNKPPQQQGQINIKIDEKVGEGTYANFFVITNSPSEFIIDCGRILPGIPDARIYTRVVCTPQHCKQLLNLLQKNIEGYEKQFGEIKVQGMAENKPVGFKTGDEPK, from the coding sequence ATGAATAAACCACCTCAACAACAAGGCCAGATCAACATCAAGATAGACGAAAAGGTGGGCGAGGGCACCTACGCCAACTTCTTCGTTATCACCAATTCCCCTTCCGAGTTCATCATTGATTGCGGACGTATCCTGCCCGGCATTCCGGATGCCAGGATCTACACCCGCGTGGTCTGCACCCCCCAGCATTGCAAGCAGCTTCTCAACCTTCTGCAAAAGAATATCGAAGGCTACGAAAAGCAGTTCGGCGAGATCAAGGTGCAGGGGATGGCGGAAAACAAACCCGTGGGTTTCAAAACGGGGGACGAGCCTAAATAA
- the ftsY gene encoding signal recognition particle-docking protein FtsY, which yields MGLISSLRKKLARTKSGFLGKIAEAVSLRGKVDEELMEQIEEILLKCDTGVEMTELIMDRLTERVRIDRITEASEVQAALQEIMEGILLKDYAEAVSLFDEIDRKPYIIVFVGVNGVGKTTSIGKVADALVKAGEKVMVIAGDTFRAAAIEQLAIWTERAGATLIRSKQDADPASVIYDGISSALARSFDVVLIDTAGRQHTRENLMKELTKIDRTIKKLIPEAPHQALLVVDATTGQNAISQAKNFHQAMALTGLVLSKYDGTSKGGIIFNLKHNLDLPVRFIGVGEGIGDLEVFDVNAFVQAFFSNTEDPEENVPGLE from the coding sequence ATGGGCCTCATCAGCAGTTTGAGGAAGAAACTCGCCCGCACCAAAAGCGGATTTCTGGGCAAGATAGCGGAAGCGGTCAGTTTGCGCGGCAAAGTGGATGAAGAGTTGATGGAGCAGATCGAGGAGATCCTGCTCAAATGCGACACCGGGGTGGAGATGACAGAACTGATCATGGACCGCCTCACCGAACGCGTCAGGATCGACCGCATCACGGAAGCTTCGGAGGTTCAGGCCGCCCTGCAGGAAATCATGGAAGGCATCCTCCTCAAGGATTACGCGGAGGCGGTGAGCCTCTTCGACGAGATAGACCGCAAGCCCTATATCATCGTGTTCGTGGGTGTGAACGGAGTGGGGAAGACCACCAGCATAGGCAAGGTTGCCGATGCTTTGGTGAAAGCCGGGGAAAAAGTGATGGTGATCGCAGGAGACACTTTCCGCGCCGCTGCCATTGAACAACTGGCCATCTGGACCGAGCGGGCGGGAGCAACACTGATCCGCTCCAAACAGGATGCCGACCCGGCCTCAGTTATCTACGACGGCATCTCCTCCGCCCTCGCCAGGTCTTTCGATGTAGTGCTGATCGACACGGCGGGACGCCAGCACACGCGGGAAAACCTGATGAAGGAACTCACCAAGATTGACCGCACCATCAAGAAACTCATTCCCGAAGCGCCACACCAGGCCCTGCTTGTGGTGGACGCGACCACCGGCCAGAACGCGATTTCGCAGGCGAAGAACTTTCACCAGGCGATGGCGCTCACCGGGCTGGTGCTCAGCAAATATGACGGCACCTCCAAAGGCGGAATCATCTTTAACCTGAAACACAATCTGGACCTTCCCGTGCGCTTTATCGGGGTGGGCGAGGGCATCGGCGACCTTGAGGTTTTCGACGTGAACGCCTTTGTCCAGGCCTTTTTCAGCAATACCGAAGACCCGGAAGAAAACGTCCCCGGTTTGGAATAA
- the trmB gene encoding tRNA (guanosine(46)-N7)-methyltransferase TrmB — MLEDRDFFVLETPEGILDVEEPFGNRHPLHIEIGSGKGEFLSQYAPLHPDWNFLGFELAEKRIRNILKKLSPEKHPNVRLLKLKVDACIAELLPPVSVQSVYIQHPDPWPKRRHFKRRLFQPDFLAALATVMEPEAELHIATDHEEYAHWIAEMLDRQPEFVSLQSEPIQKTPSLQDHVSTWYEIEQRRQGFEPLYMLFKRI, encoded by the coding sequence ATGCTTGAAGACCGGGATTTTTTCGTTCTGGAAACCCCGGAAGGCATCCTGGACGTGGAAGAGCCGTTTGGTAACCGCCACCCGCTTCACATCGAGATAGGTTCCGGCAAGGGGGAATTCCTCTCCCAATACGCCCCGCTGCATCCGGACTGGAACTTCCTCGGTTTTGAACTGGCTGAAAAACGCATCCGCAACATCCTGAAAAAGCTTTCCCCGGAGAAGCATCCTAACGTTCGCCTGCTAAAGCTGAAAGTGGATGCCTGCATCGCGGAACTGCTGCCCCCTGTTTCCGTGCAGAGCGTTTACATCCAGCATCCGGACCCCTGGCCCAAGCGCAGGCATTTCAAGCGCCGCCTCTTCCAGCCTGATTTCCTGGCCGCCCTGGCCACGGTGATGGAGCCGGAAGCCGAGCTGCACATAGCCACCGACCATGAGGAATACGCCCATTGGATAGCTGAAATGCTCGACAGGCAGCCGGAATTTGTGTCTCTGCAATCCGAACCCATCCAAAAAACGCCCAGCCTCCAGGACCACGTTAGCACCTGGTATGAGATAGAACAGCGCCGTCAGGGCTTTGAGCCCCTCTATATGCTGTTCAAGCGCATTTGA
- the dusB gene encoding tRNA dihydrouridine synthase DusB, translating into MVSLADLTRRKLWLAPLAGYTDSAFRQLCKQNGADVLVSEMVSTDGLIRDSRKTVQFIHFEQSERPFGIQIFGSEPEVMARAAEFCLSYQPDFMDINMGCPVKKVVKRGAGSALMRDPARAEAIVKEVSAVLKGRCLLGVKFRSGWNSGSLNYLEFGQMLEEAGADFLCLHARTQSQMFSGQADWSHIAELKGKLNVPLIGNGDIHSPEDAAKMLAVTNCDSVMIGRGALGRPWIFAQISQLWEGGDYRPVTRELLLQTIFSHIDLALRYKPERVVYKEMRSQLCFYTKGLAGSAELRQKINRAESTAEIKELVLASEAFRLL; encoded by the coding sequence ATGGTCAGCTTAGCCGACCTCACCCGGCGCAAACTCTGGCTGGCCCCCCTGGCCGGCTACACAGACAGCGCTTTCCGCCAGCTTTGCAAACAAAACGGCGCTGATGTGCTCGTGAGCGAGATGGTTAGCACCGACGGACTCATCCGCGATTCCAGGAAAACGGTTCAGTTCATCCACTTTGAACAGTCCGAGCGGCCTTTCGGTATCCAAATCTTCGGCTCAGAACCGGAGGTGATGGCCCGGGCGGCGGAATTCTGCCTCAGCTACCAGCCCGATTTCATGGATATCAATATGGGCTGCCCGGTTAAAAAAGTGGTGAAACGCGGAGCGGGTTCTGCCCTGATGCGTGACCCCGCGAGGGCGGAAGCGATTGTGAAAGAGGTGAGCGCTGTGTTGAAAGGCAGATGCCTGCTGGGAGTGAAATTCCGCAGCGGCTGGAACAGCGGAAGTCTCAACTACCTGGAATTCGGACAGATGCTGGAAGAGGCCGGAGCGGATTTTCTTTGCCTCCATGCCCGCACCCAGTCCCAGATGTTCTCCGGACAGGCTGATTGGAGCCACATCGCTGAACTGAAGGGGAAACTGAATGTCCCCCTGATCGGCAATGGCGATATCCACAGCCCCGAAGACGCCGCCAAAATGCTGGCAGTGACAAATTGCGATTCCGTGATGATCGGACGCGGAGCCCTCGGCAGGCCCTGGATTTTCGCCCAGATCAGCCAGCTTTGGGAAGGCGGCGATTACCGCCCTGTAACCCGCGAACTCCTTTTGCAAACCATTTTCAGCCACATCGACCTTGCCCTCCGCTACAAACCGGAAAGGGTGGTGTATAAGGAAATGCGTTCCCAACTCTGCTTTTACACAAAAGGATTGGCGGGCAGCGCGGAATTGCGCCAGAAGATCAACCGGGCAGAAAGCACGGCCGAAATCAAAGAGCTGGTGCTCGCCAGCGAAGCCTTCAGACTTTTATAG
- the hydG gene encoding [FeFe] hydrogenase H-cluster radical SAM maturase HydG, which translates to MNINTEGVKSFIPTAKIEQLIETRKNAPESRVREIIAKSLDKNRLEPEETAALLSVTDPELKQLILEGAHELKERIYGNRIVLFAPLYVGNECVNDCVYCGFRISNKECVRATLSREQLVKETQSLVETGHKRLIMVYGEHPMYSPEYIAETVQTVYDTKYAKGEIRRVNINAAPLDVEGFRTVKSVGIGTYQIFQETYHEETYRHLHPRGPKSNFLWRLDGLDRAMKAGIDDLGIGALMGLYDWKFEVLGLLYHTIHLEETFGVGPHTISFPRIEPAIGTEFADRPPHRVSDEDFKHMVAVIRLSVPYTGMILTAREPIAIRNEILRYGVSQIDAGSSIGVGDYSAHDEESKKKSQFVLGDTRSLDDVIYELAKGGYIPSFCTSCYRAGRTGEHFMEFAVPGFVKRFCTPNALLTFAEYLYDFSSERTLKAGLELIAGETARIEDENMRTAVTAKLEEMKQGKRDLYF; encoded by the coding sequence ATGAACATCAACACCGAAGGGGTGAAATCATTTATCCCCACAGCCAAAATCGAACAACTGATCGAAACCCGGAAAAACGCACCGGAATCCCGCGTCCGTGAGATAATAGCCAAATCCCTGGACAAGAACCGGCTGGAGCCTGAAGAGACGGCAGCCCTGCTCAGCGTCACCGATCCCGAACTCAAACAGCTTATCCTGGAAGGCGCCCACGAACTGAAGGAACGCATCTACGGCAACCGCATCGTGCTCTTCGCCCCGCTCTACGTGGGCAACGAATGCGTGAACGACTGCGTCTATTGCGGCTTCCGCATCTCGAACAAGGAATGCGTGCGCGCCACCCTCAGCCGCGAACAGTTGGTTAAGGAAACCCAGTCCCTGGTGGAAACCGGCCACAAACGCCTCATCATGGTTTACGGCGAGCATCCCATGTATTCGCCGGAATACATCGCCGAGACCGTGCAGACCGTTTATGACACCAAATACGCGAAAGGCGAGATTCGCCGGGTGAACATCAACGCCGCGCCTCTGGATGTTGAGGGCTTCCGCACCGTGAAATCCGTGGGCATCGGCACCTACCAGATATTTCAGGAAACCTACCATGAGGAAACCTACAGACACTTGCATCCGCGCGGACCCAAGAGCAATTTCCTCTGGCGCCTCGACGGCCTCGACCGCGCCATGAAAGCAGGTATCGACGACCTCGGCATCGGCGCCCTGATGGGCCTCTACGACTGGAAATTCGAGGTGTTGGGGCTGCTTTACCACACCATCCATCTGGAGGAAACCTTCGGCGTGGGGCCTCACACCATCTCCTTCCCGCGCATAGAGCCTGCCATCGGCACCGAATTTGCGGACCGCCCGCCCCATCGGGTTTCGGACGAGGATTTCAAGCATATGGTGGCCGTGATCCGGCTCAGCGTTCCCTACACCGGAATGATCCTCACGGCGCGCGAACCAATTGCCATCCGCAACGAGATTCTGCGCTACGGCGTTTCCCAGATAGACGCCGGTTCCAGCATAGGCGTGGGAGATTACTCCGCCCATGACGAGGAATCCAAAAAGAAAAGCCAGTTCGTGCTGGGCGACACCCGCAGCCTGGACGACGTTATCTATGAACTCGCCAAAGGCGGCTACATCCCGTCGTTCTGCACCAGTTGCTACCGCGCTGGGCGCACCGGGGAGCACTTCATGGAATTCGCCGTCCCCGGTTTCGTCAAGCGTTTCTGCACCCCCAACGCCCTGCTCACCTTCGCCGAATACCTCTACGATTTCTCTTCCGAACGCACCCTCAAGGCAGGTCTGGAACTGATAGCCGGTGAGACAGCCAGGATCGAGGACGAAAACATGCGCACCGCCGTTACCGCCAAGCTCGAGGAGATGAAGCAGGGGAAACGGGACCTCTATTTTTAG
- the uvrA gene encoding excinuclease ABC subunit UvrA, translating into MKTNIVIKGASEHNLKNIDLEFPRDRLVVFTGVSGSGKSSLAFDTLYAEGQRRYVESLSAYARQFLGQMEKPRVDYIEGLSPAIAIEQKSASKNPRSTVGTVTEIYDYLRVLYARVGRQHCHVCGDPVGSQTVDQMIEHLTRKPSGTKLQILAPLAQARKGEHKEQLEELRQQGFARVLINGQTRSLDEEIALDKKSKHNIDVVIDRVVIKPGVESRLADSLELALKLTDGLVKIDFLEESEVQLLSSTNSCARCNIGFEELSPQHFSFNSPIGACPVCNGLGYKLEFDPDLVVPDPELTIMEGAVAPWGRLEAKQDSWTMNIVRNLAKAYDFSLTTPWYKLPEIIKQLILYGSKGKKFKNAWSNARGSGSFMMRHEGVIPTLGRRMHETSSEEMRRHYMQYISDKPCPECGGKKLKPSSLAVKVGGMNIGEVTAFSVREAIDFFNRLRLEGNQLLIAEEILKEIKNRLGFLESVGLHYLNLDRRSPSLSGGESQRIRLASQIGSQLVGVMYILDEPSIGLHQRDNNKLIQMLLRLRDLGNTVIVVEHDEDTIRRADRVVDFGPRAGIHGGEIVVSGSVEDVVKNPHSITGAYLSGRMSIPIPEKRVKADSRMIAIRGASHNNLKNIDVDIPLGMFVCVTGVSGSGKSSLINQTLYPFLQNHFYRSTNKVGKVSSIKGLEHIDKVICIDQDPIGRTPRSNPSTYIKLFDPIRQLYSKLPGSKVRGYNAGRFSFNVRGGRCEACQGAGVNQIEMHFMADIYVTCDVCKGKRYNQETLSIRFKGKNIAEVLDMDVQEAYEFFENVPSIQPKLATLMEVGLDYMKLGQPSTTLSGGEAQRIKLARELSKVSTGSTLYLLDEPTTGLHFDDINRLLKVLTKLVRMGNTVVVIEHNLDVIKTADWIIDLGPEGGEEGGYIVATGTPEEVMQNPESFTGQYLKALCQRQTQPESKPKRAPRKASGIKSMA; encoded by the coding sequence TTGAAGACCAACATAGTGATAAAAGGCGCATCAGAGCACAATCTCAAGAACATCGACCTGGAATTTCCCCGCGACAGGCTGGTGGTGTTCACCGGAGTTTCCGGCTCCGGCAAATCCTCCCTGGCCTTTGACACGCTCTACGCTGAGGGTCAGCGCCGCTATGTGGAATCGCTTTCCGCCTACGCACGCCAGTTCCTGGGGCAGATGGAAAAACCCCGCGTGGACTACATCGAGGGGCTTTCCCCGGCCATCGCCATCGAACAGAAATCCGCCAGCAAAAACCCACGCTCAACGGTTGGAACCGTCACCGAAATATACGATTACCTGAGAGTCCTTTACGCGCGGGTGGGCAGGCAGCATTGCCATGTTTGCGGCGATCCGGTGGGTTCGCAGACCGTTGACCAGATGATTGAACACCTGACGCGGAAACCCTCCGGCACCAAGCTTCAGATACTGGCTCCGCTGGCCCAGGCAAGAAAAGGCGAACACAAGGAACAGCTTGAGGAACTGCGCCAGCAAGGTTTCGCGCGGGTGCTGATCAACGGCCAGACGCGCAGCCTTGACGAAGAGATAGCTCTGGACAAGAAAAGCAAGCACAACATCGACGTCGTGATCGACCGCGTGGTCATCAAACCGGGGGTCGAATCCCGTCTCGCCGATTCGCTGGAACTGGCTCTGAAGCTCACCGACGGCCTGGTGAAGATAGACTTTTTGGAGGAAAGCGAGGTCCAGTTGCTATCCTCCACCAATTCCTGCGCACGCTGCAACATCGGTTTCGAAGAGCTTTCGCCCCAGCATTTTTCCTTCAACAGCCCCATCGGCGCCTGCCCGGTTTGCAACGGCCTCGGCTACAAGCTGGAATTCGATCCGGACCTCGTTGTGCCGGACCCCGAACTTACCATCATGGAAGGCGCTGTGGCCCCCTGGGGCAGGCTGGAAGCCAAACAGGACAGCTGGACCATGAACATCGTGCGCAATCTGGCCAAAGCCTACGATTTTTCACTCACAACGCCCTGGTATAAACTGCCTGAGATAATTAAGCAGCTCATCCTTTACGGTTCCAAAGGCAAGAAGTTCAAGAACGCCTGGTCCAATGCACGCGGCTCCGGCAGCTTCATGATGCGCCACGAGGGCGTTATCCCGACTTTGGGGCGGCGCATGCACGAAACCAGCTCCGAAGAGATGCGGCGCCATTACATGCAATACATCAGCGACAAACCCTGCCCGGAATGCGGGGGCAAGAAGCTGAAACCCAGTTCCCTGGCCGTAAAGGTGGGGGGGATGAACATCGGCGAGGTGACGGCATTCAGCGTGCGCGAGGCCATAGACTTTTTCAACCGGCTCCGGCTGGAGGGCAACCAGCTTCTCATCGCGGAGGAAATCCTCAAGGAAATAAAAAACCGCCTGGGCTTCCTGGAAAGCGTGGGCCTGCACTACCTCAATCTGGACAGGCGTTCGCCAAGCCTCTCCGGCGGAGAAAGCCAGCGCATCCGCCTGGCAAGCCAGATCGGCAGCCAGCTTGTAGGGGTGATGTACATCCTGGACGAACCCAGCATCGGCCTGCATCAGCGGGACAACAACAAGCTCATCCAGATGCTTTTGCGACTGCGGGACCTGGGCAACACCGTGATCGTTGTGGAACACGATGAGGACACCATCCGCAGGGCCGACAGGGTGGTGGATTTCGGTCCCAGGGCCGGCATCCACGGCGGCGAGATAGTCGTTTCGGGAAGCGTGGAGGACGTGGTGAAGAACCCGCATTCCATCACCGGCGCCTACCTGAGCGGCAGGATGAGCATCCCCATCCCGGAAAAGCGTGTGAAAGCCGATTCCAGGATGATAGCCATCCGCGGGGCAAGCCATAATAACCTGAAAAACATAGATGTGGATATCCCTCTGGGGATGTTTGTCTGCGTGACCGGTGTTTCCGGCAGCGGCAAGAGCTCGCTCATCAACCAGACCCTATATCCCTTTCTGCAAAACCATTTCTACCGCAGCACCAACAAGGTGGGGAAAGTTTCTTCCATCAAGGGACTGGAGCACATCGACAAGGTTATCTGCATTGACCAGGACCCCATCGGCCGCACCCCGCGCTCCAATCCCAGCACCTACATCAAGCTTTTCGACCCCATCCGCCAGCTATACAGCAAGCTGCCGGGCTCCAAAGTCCGCGGCTACAACGCCGGGCGGTTTTCCTTCAACGTGCGCGGCGGACGCTGCGAAGCCTGCCAGGGCGCGGGAGTGAACCAGATAGAGATGCATTTCATGGCTGATATCTATGTTACCTGCGATGTCTGCAAAGGCAAACGCTACAATCAGGAAACGCTCTCCATCCGCTTCAAAGGGAAAAACATTGCCGAGGTGCTGGACATGGACGTGCAGGAGGCTTACGAGTTTTTCGAGAACGTGCCTTCCATCCAGCCTAAACTTGCCACCCTGATGGAGGTGGGGCTGGACTACATGAAACTCGGCCAGCCCTCCACCACCCTCTCCGGCGGCGAAGCGCAGCGCATCAAGCTGGCCCGCGAACTGAGCAAAGTGAGCACCGGCAGCACTCTTTACCTGCTGGACGAACCGACCACCGGCCTGCATTTCGACGATATCAACAGGCTGCTGAAAGTGCTCACCAAACTGGTGCGGATGGGCAATACGGTGGTGGTGATAGAGCACAACCTGGACGTGATCAAAACCGCCGACTGGATCATCGACCTGGGCCCCGAAGGCGGAGAGGAGGGCGGCTACATTGTGGCTACGGGAACCCCGGAAGAGGTGATGCAAAATCCGGAGTCCTTCACGGGACAGTATCTCAAAGCCCTCTGCCAGCGCCAAACCCAGCCTGAATCCAAGCCGAAACGTGCCCCGCGCAAAGCCAGCGGCATAAAAAGCATGGCCTGA
- a CDS encoding iron-only hydrogenase system regulator: MELQRHIVTIIVEDVEAAFNPVSELIHKFGPQVLLRVGYPMRDRNVSVIFLVIEADLDTLGSFSGKLGQIRSVRVKTMTLKI, translated from the coding sequence ATGGAGCTTCAGCGCCACATCGTCACCATCATTGTGGAGGATGTCGAAGCGGCATTCAATCCCGTTTCGGAACTCATCCACAAGTTTGGACCCCAAGTGCTTTTGCGGGTTGGCTATCCCATGCGCGACCGCAATGTCTCCGTCATCTTCCTGGTGATCGAGGCCGACCTCGACACCCTCGGCTCCTTTTCCGGCAAGCTTGGCCAGATCAGGTCCGTGCGCGTGAAAACCATGACTTTGAAGATATAA